CCGAAGACGCGGCTACCTCACAAGGTCAGAAGGCGAAATACGCAGAGTTCCGCCAGGGACTAGCCCTCCTGAAAGAAACGAACACCCCACCGCCCGTGGAGGGGCCATGCGAATCGTCTAGACGCGCACGGCCCCAAATGACGACCGCGGCGTGACAATAAGCTCCTGCTCGGCGATCAGGGGCATTTCAGGCAGCCCTGCGCTCACGGTCGCATACACCATGTCATAAAGCGTGCCAGCCATGTGTTCCAAGGCGGCTTTGGGCCCCTCGCGATGAGTGGCCGCAACAATCGCCGCGGCCAAGTCGCCAGTTCCAACAGTCTTGCCTTTAAGGCGTGGCGTTTCAACGTACCACGCCTCCTCTGGCCATCCTGCCAAATTTCCAATTCGCCCGGGCTCAGCTTCGCATGATGTCACGATGCAGCGATCATTGAGGGATCGTGCGGCGTCGATCGTTTCGCTTATCGACGAAAGCCTCCGCCCCGACAAAAGCCTCAGTTCCCATTGATTCGGGGTGATGATATCTGCCACCGGAATGATCCGTTCACGCAGCACCTCAGGGATCTTCGGCATCACGAACGAGCCAACCTCTTCGTTACCAATTACTGGATCACAGATATAAACCGCATCCGGGTTGGAAGCCTTGACCTGTTCCGCCGTCGTGACGATCACCTCAGCGTTACCTGGCGATCCAAGATATCCTGTCGAAGTCAGAAGGCGATTGCACCGACAGGGCCTGCTGAGCAGGCCTGTGCACACGTCTTTTGACCCCTATCTGGTCACTACCCGCGTGCACTAGGCTGAAGATGTCAGAAGTCCCCTTCCCAAGGAGACAGGGATGGACAGCGGCCACGAAGGCATGAGTGCAACTCAGCATCTGACGATGTCCGACTCTGACTGGGAAAAGGCCCGAGCGCAGGCGCGAGTCATCGCCGACCTAGCGGGACGAAGTGAGGTCGGAGTAGCTGCCGCTGATGAAGCCGCTGAGAAGCTGGGAGTATCCCGGCGTCAGATCTACCTTCTGCTTGGCCGTTACCGCCAAGGTACTGGTCTAGTCACCGATCTCCTTAGCGGCCAATCAGGTGGTGGGCGGGGCACAAGCCGATTACCCGATGAGGTGGAAGAGATCATCCGGGACACGATCCGCACCCGCTTTCTGTCTCAGCAAAAGCGCACGATGGGATCCGTGCACCGGGAAATTATCCGGATCTGCGCCCGACGGGGGCTGCCCGTTCCCTCACGCAATACGGTCATTGCCCGCATCAAACACATGAACCCGGTGGAGGTAGGCCGACGCCGAGGCGGACCGGACAGTGTGCGCCCGCTGCAGTCCGCGGGAGGCCAGCCCCCTGTTACCGAGGACATTCTCGAACAGATCCAGATCGACCACACCGTCATTGACGTGATCGTCGTTGATGACCG
The Corynebacterium breve genome window above contains:
- a CDS encoding bifunctional hydroxymethylpyrimidine kinase/phosphomethylpyrimidine kinase — encoded protein: MIVTTAEQVKASNPDAVYICDPVIGNEEVGSFVMPKIPEVLRERIIPVADIITPNQWELRLLSGRRLSSISETIDAARSLNDRCIVTSCEAEPGRIGNLAGWPEEAWYVETPRLKGKTVGTGDLAAAIVAATHREGPKAALEHMAGTLYDMVYATVSAGLPEMPLIAEQELIVTPRSSFGAVRV